From the genome of uncultured Bacteroides sp.:
ATGAAAAATAATTGTCTGAAATTTATTTTCCTTTTTGCGTTGTTTTCAATATGCATTTCGTGTAAATCTGATGATGTTGATAACGAAAAACTAACTTCGGTACTTGTACCTTTGGGTGATCCTTTTATTTTATTGTATAATGATACATATTATGCATACGGAACGAATGCAGGAAATGGAATAGAAGTCTTTGTTTCTACAGACTTAAAGTCGTGGAAACGCCCGGAAGGAATTAATAAGGGCTTAGCACTTTATAAAGATGATGTGTGGGCTGATCGCAAATTTTGGGCTCCAGAAGTCTATTATGTAAAAGGGAAATTCTACATGTATTATTCTGCAGACGAACATATTTGTGTTGCTACATCAGACTCTCCTTTGGGACCCTTTAAACAATCTGTTCAAAAGCCTATGATTGAAGGTGAGAAATGTATTGATAATTCTCTATTTATAGATGATAATGGTAAGCCTTATCTTTTCTTTGTTCGTTTTAACGACGGAAATAATATTTGGGTAGCAGAACTCACAGACGATTTGTTGAATATTAAGCCTGAAACAATGCATAAATGCATAAGTGTTTCTCAACCTTGGGAAGAGGTTTGGCCAAGAGTGAATGAGGGACCTTTTGCAATAAAACATAAAGGTAAGTATTACTTAACTTATTCTGCAAATAGTTTTGAAAGTCCTTTTTATGGTATAGGTTGTGCTATAGCTTCTGATTTGATGGGAAAATGGAAAAAATATGATTGGAATCCTATTCTTCAAAAGCCGGGAGATTTAGTAGGTGTAGGTCATGGAGCTATTTTTAAAGATAAGAAGGGATTGTTGCGCCTTGTCTTTCATGCGCATAAAGACAAAAATACGATACATCCAAGAGCTATGTATATAACTACAGTAAACTTTAAACAGAAAAATGGAGAAGAAGTTATTTCCATTGATGATAATTATATAATTCCAACATTAACTGTAAAGAAGTAATAAGTATTAATGTTTTAAGAAATAAAAGAGAATGAAGAGAAATTTGTTATTATTATGTATTTCGTTTAGCAGTCTTGTATGCTTTTCTAAAGAAGATCCTCAAAAAGAAACTAGATATAAAAATCCAGTCCTAAATTTCAGCATGCCGG
Proteins encoded in this window:
- a CDS encoding glycoside hydrolase family 43 protein, encoding MKNNCLKFIFLFALFSICISCKSDDVDNEKLTSVLVPLGDPFILLYNDTYYAYGTNAGNGIEVFVSTDLKSWKRPEGINKGLALYKDDVWADRKFWAPEVYYVKGKFYMYYSADEHICVATSDSPLGPFKQSVQKPMIEGEKCIDNSLFIDDNGKPYLFFVRFNDGNNIWVAELTDDLLNIKPETMHKCISVSQPWEEVWPRVNEGPFAIKHKGKYYLTYSANSFESPFYGIGCAIASDLMGKWKKYDWNPILQKPGDLVGVGHGAIFKDKKGLLRLVFHAHKDKNTIHPRAMYITTVNFKQKNGEEVISIDDNYIIPTLTVKK